One Monomorium pharaonis isolate MP-MQ-018 chromosome 4, ASM1337386v2, whole genome shotgun sequence DNA segment encodes these proteins:
- the LOC105832271 gene encoding protein Skeletor, isoforms B/C, with the protein MAGVVRRKGTSALVTLLGCLLFSCAYAQEDNGEKYKGKYLGKLNPYHHQVSGDVWAVDQYTLLLTSFNYDGNGADTFFWAGASNRPGPQGFIVPDEWGKTNVLDRYFNKDFTLTLPDNKKITDIKWFAVYDLASQNTFGDVYIPEEFDPPTPQKISQLSKRSHNVSSESIVILDSKTISIPQFIYDGQGADTYFWVGLGPQPSSKGQKVPDEYGYMDSLRSYNNEDIILELPGDKTIFNIDWLSVFDIKTKSNYGSVIIPDGLNVPPSLIKVLKQTQPLPNCVQLHKRYQVAWEIFGPQITIQLAGQVAEDEYMAFGLSGSENSSRMEGADVAIAYMDDTRGYATDYNITAKAPCGKVLGQYKGVCKDELLGGLDSNQLYTTVREDGINTITYRRTLVSSDVGDKDFPTDKPVYVVWALGRLDKTNNEPSFHDVYPRNDVVLELSRKEPENTCVDFTEHNNKISPSEPWQKTEIFDRSVRTFKATIGPSGGKRGYQGITGEPSVGLAWYIEGALIPELYLRRGLTYSFRVHGGNNPHSADLYHPLIITDEPHGGYDTLSDLAQSKIRVLAGVELTRRGRPRPTAVGPLCLSKHNGRDRRLDDSFPSFKKFNRTLLQICEPGEGGTLVIKPNESWPDLVYYHSFTHPNMGWKIHVVDSYTKNNSVITHKLSLLIAIATLFLSLLYSRV; encoded by the exons CTTACGCGCAAGAAGATAATGGCGAAAAATATAAGGGAAAATATCTGGGAAAATTAAATCCATATCATCATCAAGTTTCGGGAGATGTCTGGGCTGTGGACCAGTACACCTTGCTGCTGACGTCCTTTAATTATGATGGTAATGGGGCCGACACGTTCTTCTGGGCAGGCGCATCGAACAGGCCAGGTCCGCAAGGATTTATCGTTCCCGACGAGTGGGGCAA AACAAACGTATTGGATCGATACTTCAACAAGGACTTTACATTGACCCTGCCAGATAACAAGAAAATTACAGATATCAAATGGTTTGCAGTGTACGATTTAGCAAGTCAG AACACCTTCGGCGATGTCTACATTCCGGAGGAGTTTGATCCGCCCACGCCTCAGAAAATATCACAGCTATCGAAAAGATCTCACAATGTTTCGTCGGAATCCATCGTGATTCTGGACTCGAAAACTATCAGCATCCCGCAATTCATCTATGACGGACAAGGTGCGGACACGTACTTTTGGGTCGGTCTTGGTCCGCAACCATCCAGCAAGGGTCAAAAAGTACCCGATGAATACGGATA cATGGATTCTCTTAGGTCATATAATAATGAGGACATCATACTGGAGCTGCCAGGTGATAAGACCATCTTCAACATAGACTGGCTGAGTGTTTTCGATATAAAGACTAAATCCAATTACGGTTCTGTCATTATACCCGACGGACTCAACGTACCGCCGTCGTTGATAAAAGTTCTTAAGCAAACCCAGCCCCTTCCGAATTGCGTCCAGTTACACAAACGATACCAGGTCGCCTGGGAGATCTTCGGTCCGCAGATCACTATTCAGTTAGCAGGTCAAGTCG CCGAAGACGAGTATATGGCGTTTGGTTTGTCCGGTTCCGAGAACTCCAGCCGAATGGAAGGTGCAGACGTGGCCATCGCGTATATGGACGACACGCGAGGATACGCTACGGACTATAACATTACGGCAAAGGCGCCA TGTGGGAAAGTTCTCGGTCAGTACAAAGGAGTATGCAAAGACGAGTTACTCGGTGGTTTAGATAGTAACCAGCTCTATACCACGGTGAGAGAGGACGGCATCAATACCATCACGTACCGACGTACACTTGTTTCAT CCGATGTTGGAGACAAAGATTTTCCCACGGATAAACCAGTGTATGTGGTCTGGGCCTTGGGCAGGCTCGACAAAACTAATAACGAACCGAGTTTCCATGATGTGTATCCAAGGAACGACGTGGTGCTCGAGTTGAGTCGCAAGGAGCCAGAGAACACTTGCGTCGATTTCACCGAGCACAACAATAAAATCTCTCCAAG TGAACCTTGGCagaaaacagaaatatttgaCAGAAGCGTTCGAACTTTCAAAGCAACCATCGGACCCTCCGGAGGGAAACGAGGGTATCAAGGAATCACAG GTGAACCGTCGGTGGGTCTTGCTTGGTACATCGAAGGCGCGTTAATACCTGAGTTATATCTACGTCGCGGCTTGACATACAGTTTTCGCGTTCATGGAGGAAATAATCCGCACAGCGCAGATCTCTATCATCCTTTAATAATAACCGATGAGCCCCATGGGGGATACGACACGCTCAGCGATCTTGCGCAAAGTAAAATCAGAGTATTGGCTGGTGTTGAACTGACCAGAAGAGGTCGACCGCGACCAACGGCGG TTGGGCCGCTTTGCTTAAGTAAACACAATGGTCGAGACAGAAGATTGGACGACAGTTTTCCATCGTTTAAGAAATTCAACAGAACCCTCTTGCAAATTTGCGAGCCAG GAGAAGGCGGTACGCTGGTGATAAAGCCAAATGAATCATGGCCCGACCTCGTTTATTATCACTCATTCACGCACCCGAACATGGGGTGGAAAATTCACGTGGTCGATTCTTACACGAAGAACAACAGTGTAATCACACATAAATTATCGTTACTCATTGCAATCGCGACCCTATTTCTCAGCTTATTATATAGCCGAGTATAA